The following proteins are co-located in the Equus quagga isolate Etosha38 chromosome 22, UCLA_HA_Equagga_1.0, whole genome shotgun sequence genome:
- the SLC25A4 gene encoding ADP/ATP translocase 1 — MRSARRAPGPPPLARPCAGDIRRAAGRGERPLRVAQGRRRGGGGWARAGESESAAPEGCVRPAVTMSDQAWSFLKDFLAGGVAAAVSKTAVAPIERVKLLLQVQHASKQITAEKQYKGIIDCVVRIPKEQGFLSFWRGNLANVIRYFPTQALNFAFKDKYKQIFLGGVDRHKQFWRYFAGNLASGGAAGATSLCFVYPLDFARTRLAADVGKGAAQREFSGLGNCLAKIFKSDGIRGLYQGFNVSVQGIIIYRAAYFGVYDTAKGMLPDPKNVHIIVSWMIAQTVTAVAGLVSYPFDTVRRRMMMQSGRKGADIMYTGTVDCWRKIAKDEGPKAFFKGAWSNVLRGMGGAFVLVLYDEIKKYV, encoded by the exons ATGCGCTCCGCGCGCCGGGCCCCGGGCCCTCCTCCTCTCGCGAGACCCTGCGCGGGGGATATAAGGCGGGCTGCGGGGCGAGGAGAGCGGCCCCTCCGCGTCGCGCAGGGTCGGAGACGGGGCGGCGGTGGCTGGGCGCGCGCGGGCGAGAGCGAGAGCGCGGCTCCCGAAGGCTGTGTGCGCCCGGCTGTCACCATGAGTGACCAAGCGTGGAGCTTCCTCAAGGACTTCCTGGCCGGCGGCGTCGCCGCTGCCGTCTCCAAGACCGCGGTCGCCCCCATCGAGAGGGTCAAACTGCTGCTGCAG GTCCAGCATGCCAGCAAGCAGATCACTGCTGAGAAGCAGTACAAAGGGATCATTGATTGCGTGGTGAGAATCCCCAAGGAGCAgggctttctctccttctggaggGGTAACCTGGCCAACGTGATCCGGTACTTCCCCACCCAAGCTCTCAACTTCGCCTTCAAGGACAAGTACAAGCAGATCTTCCTGGGGGGCGTGGACCGGCATAAGCAGTTCTGGCGCTATTTTGCCGGTAACCTGGCTTCTGGTGGGGCAGCTGGGGCCACTTCCCTCTGCTTTGTCTACCCGCTGGACTTTGCTAGGACCAGGTTGGCTGCCGACGTGGGCAAGGGGGCTGCCCAGCGTGAGTTCAGTGGCCTGGGCAACTGTCTCGCCAAGATCTTCAAGTCTGACGGCATTCGGGGTCTCTACCAGGGCTTCAATGTCTCCGTCCAGGGCATCATTATCTACAGAGCTGCCTACTTCGGGGTCTATGACACTGCCAAGG GGATGTTGCCTGACCCCAAGAATGTGCACATTATTGTGAGCTGGATGATTGCCCAGACCGTGACGGCAGTGGCAGGGCTGGTGTCCTACCCCTTTGACACTGTCCGCCGTAGGATGATGATGCAGTCCGGCCGGAAAGGGG CGGATATTATGTACACCGGGACAGTGGActgctggaggaagattgccaaagATGAAGGACCCAAGGCTTTCTTCAAGGGTGCCTGGTCCAATGTATTGAGAGGCATGGGCGGTGCTTTTGTATTGGTGTTGTATGATGAGATCAAAAAGTACGTCTAA